Proteins from one Candidatus Margulisiibacteriota bacterium genomic window:
- a CDS encoding APC family permease has product MVKNIVEGGQNALRKSLSLLYVYALATGAIFTFMCYWDGIFLSYCGPATFLAYIMMTLMCLPIAYVYAELSTMLPSAGSSLVFNTIGLNKHAGFWSSWLIMCAWIAVPAAGTLGIIDWINFQFNLGWSDGVMLGIGVVSLLFWFALSMLKNVIAGKVQTYMLFSAIGGIVLTSLLLFFSGSWSLANFGGFFSTALGGADTLKPQWIGWCIGAAFLITPYFGFETVPALVEEGTFPIHDQKKAILGSVLTCGIIYAIFYFAVAGVMPWAQLTNNGDCSPFVSIKAFLTIFPGWTAYALLLGVVGVLLPIATSVLGFWYSGVRMIYAMGRQNFLPKAFSYTNKHAQPILPNLLILGISILFIMMQSIRSFFDLMAFACALCYAISTISSMALAKKHPEWKRPFVLPWGNVLRWISLAVSIVIAFFCTIGITPVTWFGFIGYMGVGLLLWGYMLIFKWRKDKVWMKTPDGDQEY; this is encoded by the coding sequence ATGGTAAAAAATATTGTAGAAGGTGGACAGAATGCTCTGCGTAAATCGCTGAGCCTGTTGTATGTCTATGCGCTGGCTACCGGCGCGATTTTTACGTTTATGTGTTACTGGGACGGTATTTTCCTGTCCTACTGCGGCCCCGCGACATTTCTGGCTTATATTATGATGACTTTGATGTGTCTGCCGATCGCTTATGTGTATGCGGAACTCTCGACGATGCTGCCCAGCGCCGGTTCTTCGCTGGTGTTCAATACTATCGGTCTGAACAAACACGCTGGTTTCTGGTCGAGCTGGCTGATTATGTGCGCGTGGATAGCAGTGCCAGCCGCTGGCACGCTGGGTATTATTGACTGGATCAATTTTCAGTTTAATCTCGGCTGGTCGGACGGTGTGATGCTGGGCATCGGCGTGGTTTCTCTGCTGTTCTGGTTTGCCTTGTCGATGTTGAAAAATGTGATCGCCGGTAAAGTCCAGACTTATATGTTGTTTTCCGCAATTGGCGGCATTGTTTTGACTTCGCTGTTATTGTTTTTCTCCGGTTCGTGGTCGCTGGCCAATTTTGGCGGCTTTTTCTCTACCGCTCTGGGTGGTGCGGACACGCTCAAGCCGCAATGGATAGGCTGGTGCATCGGCGCGGCGTTCCTGATCACGCCGTACTTTGGTTTTGAAACCGTGCCGGCGCTGGTTGAGGAAGGTACTTTTCCGATCCACGATCAGAAAAAAGCGATACTGGGTTCGGTTCTCACTTGCGGCATAATTTACGCGATATTTTATTTCGCAGTGGCTGGTGTGATGCCTTGGGCGCAGTTGACCAATAACGGCGACTGCTCGCCGTTCGTTTCGATCAAAGCGTTCCTGACAATTTTTCCCGGCTGGACAGCGTATGCCTTGCTACTCGGCGTGGTCGGCGTGCTGCTGCCTATCGCCACCAGCGTGCTGGGTTTCTGGTATTCCGGTGTGCGGATGATCTACGCTATGGGACGGCAAAACTTTCTGCCGAAAGCATTTTCGTACACCAACAAACACGCTCAGCCTATTTTGCCGAATCTCTTAATTTTGGGCATCAGCATTTTGTTTATTATGATGCAGAGCATTCGTTCATTTTTTGATCTCATGGCTTTTGCCTGCGCGCTTTGCTACGCGATCAGCACGATTTCCTCTATGGCGCTGGCCAAAAAACATCCGGAGTGGAAACGGCCTTTTGTCCTGCCGTGGGGCAATGTGCTGCGCTGGATTTCGCTGGCCGTGTCCATAGTGATCGCCTTTTTCTGCACGATTGGTATTACGCCTGTGACCTGGTTCGGCTTCATCGGCTATATGGGTGTCGGTCTGCTGTTGTGGGGCTATATGCTGATTTTCAAATGGCGTAAAGACAAAGTCTGGATGAAAACTCCGGACGGCGATCAAGAATATTAA